GCAACATCAACATTATCAACAATATCTTCTCTATTTTCACAAGGATTTCTGTTCCATGTAAGAGATGAATCTTCTTCATCTCCTCTATCACCAATCCAACCAACAGAATTTGGTCCTGATAACATTTTTTTACAATTGGAATTggaatgaagaagaaggaagaaggaaaaagaaaggaTTTAGAGGTAAAGGAGATTTGTTTTAGTGAGAAGAGCAAGGAATGATGTGAGGGTGACAATGGTGTTTATAGAGAAGAAGAAACTACTGCCTTTTGCTGAAGCTACTTCGAACGTTACAGTAGTTTGTTACAAATCTTGctgattttgatttgttttttgccTTTTTATATTGGGATTTGTTAACTATAATCATTGctattttgctttttttttttaatatttattttatttgtctcgATAGATTTGAAACAAAGAGAAATAATTGGATTTTTAATAAATCGGTAATAAATACTGAAAAAGTATGAATTAATACAAAATGAGTACTGACGAAATATTAATTACTCTTTTTGTCCTTTTGAATTTGCAccataatactaaaaaaaagtcaaattttaTGATACAAACTCAAAGAACTAGAGAAAGTAACTCGTAGTGCGTCATTATATTATGTACTTActcctaatttttcttaaaaaaaatatatcaaatatgtttaataAATGACTTTTGGCTACAATTATTAACTATAATATGAAAAAATTGACTGATAAGTCAATTGTTATAGTCTTAtaaagatgtttggtaaaaattagttgttgataattgattatttattagAAGAAAATTCATAGTTAAAAACGCCAAAAGTAAACAAATTACTTATCaccgtttttttattttagtttttcagTTGAATTATAAGTTATTtaccaaaaaatatttatatttatttgactAGTCAATAgccaaaaacaaacaaaaaaaataaaaaagttatttatcAAAAAAGCCAATTAACTCATGATAAAAAAAGTCATCTGATATCTAAAATAGAAATAACAATCGATAAATACATAAAATGTTGATGAAATACCACCCCTAAACTAATAAAACCACTATCATTCTGAGTGAGATATAACATTTTTCCatatcaatttttcattttactattattttatatCTTATCATATTCTCATGTAAGATTTATTGCTATCttcttaaaatctttttattcaAAAGTCTAATAAAAGTTGATAGTTGAAgcttaaaattttttgtatttaattaataataaagattGATTTTTGGTTGAACATTACATTAgcttgttataattattgtagATTTCTATTTACTTTATAGTTTTTCTTAATAACGTGTTTTATGGAAAGTGTAGTGATtgctattttactttttataattatcaGTTATgtcattataattattagttaCGTCAATACATTATGTAACTGCATGTAAAttacttttctatttttatgAATTTGTCTCATTATAACTCTTAGACATCGTAGGGTAACTAGGGCAAATTTATAGGGATATAGGAACATAATGCTTAGGTGccaaaatttattcaaaattcatTTGGGTGACATATGTTAAAACTTACACCGTTTATCAAAGGAGTTATAAGGTGAAGTTTAAGGTACAGTTAAACTGAGTAGGTTTTATGTTCTATCATACTCTCTCATACAAGAACTTTTTAGTTGACTTGGTTTCTAATGACATATAAGACTACCATTGAACTAATAGTATAGCAaatgattcaaactaaataataAATTGTGCATTTAATCATTCTTTACAATAATGGTTAATACTGTTGTTAATTCGGACATTATAATAGTTTGTTTATAATTATTGCagattttaatatgattttttaccTTTTCCAATAACAGATGATAGTAATAGCTCAATTACAGATTTTAACATTgaatcatttataaattattgcaaTATAGTTTAGAGAAATAAACTTATTATATGTAATTCTCTCATGATGAGATGGTCTTATACAAgatttattattataagaatcaaaaataattaagtgaaTGAAAAACACAATACTCTATTTTTTCACTTGTTTAATACATTACAGAACAAACGACAATAACAATACATTCCAATGAATTACTTGTTTAGTGTATTACACAACAAACGACAATAACAATACATTCCAATCTTAAATCATATACAATATGAAGGTTTTTCCCACTACAAGGAGGTTTATTAGTCGATTTGTTTCCTCCTTTAGTCCTTttgttttcataaatttttaatcccAAATTCTTGTGGAAGACGGTCTCCTTaagagattatttttaattgggtCGACCcatttaaaataacataaataagcattaagaatgatataagtagacatttaagatattgaagtagagtaaggatacggtaagtaaacattaaagataatgtaattaagcattaagaatacagtaagtaagcattaattagggatggtcatggggcgggtctggccagacccggacccggacccttttatttttttggatccagactcGGACCCTAtggatctgacgggtctagggttcttaatgggtcttatacaaaacctctttgatttgtcaaaattgaacctttttcgagtctttttgtatttttgtatcaCAATCAAAAAGATACTTAGAATTCAGAACAATTatcaagtaaataaaaaaacaaataatcaatgaagcttACTTACTTTAGTGATAGAAGAAGTATTATTCATTCATACTAATATTTTGTTCCAAGAAAAAAAGGTGGTGTTTGACCAAAAAACTGAATAAAACCTTCTCAATGTTCAGTAGGAGACTGAATGAGCAAATTCAAAGACCGACATCATCGAAATCAAATCTGGGTTTTTCGTAGTTTGTTCTACATTTTGAAATCTGataaaattctgaaaaaaaataCCTTGTTCCAATTGAgagcaaaaatcaaatttgggtTTTCGTAGACACTAAATCAGCTCGCATCCAAACCTTGAAGCTTTGTAAATGAAAGAACACAAAAATTAAACAGAAAGGTGGTTTTTACCTCAATCTGTTCTTCTTGCAGAGGCCAGAGTTTATGGCGATTCTGAGATAGAACACAAAGCAAAGCAAAATTCCATTAGATCTCAAGTAAAATTTAGGCATCAATTCAAAgcaataaatttaaaagacctaattcaaaatataaaatttaaaagtttagggtccgggtcttcaccttaggacccgaaCCCGGACCCGTCagattttttttggatccagacacggatccggatccgatgggtctcaaaaattaagatccagacccttaaaaaaggggcgggtccaacagggtcctggacccataaCCATCCCTAGCATTAATCATTAATGGGTTGAGTTTAAAATACTTCTCTaaaagagacgatctctcaagacACTAACTGATTCTGATTTTACAATCTATAAAGGGAAAAAGTCACAAACATATACAGACTTgtagatatgataattttgtgtTGCAACAAATAATGTTTTGCTTCCACAATGAAAGCCATAGCTAAACCCCATGTTAAATGCACATCTAGATGACAATGCATTAGCCGTACTCCTACACATATTTTTATGATAAAGCATTATTATGTTGATTCGAGTCAGGGGTTTTGAGTCCGTTTAATTAGGAATTTGTGTTCACAtagaattttataaaattttgaattaattatgaAGCCGAGTCAAAGTTGAGTTCGATTACAATGTCGAATAAATGTCGGGTAATTGAGTCTATTTTAAATGCTTCCAAGGCTTTAAGGCTATTTTATTCGATAAAATAGTATTAGAGTTTAATTTTCACCACATACAAGACACTGTTAATTTAGTCTTTTCCGCcttaaaccaataaaaaaaacttgtaaatcCAGTTGATTGTATAATTACTCGATCCATTTTAGTCAACTAGAGTCTAGAAGTCGAAAGATTGAATAAATAAGctgtattataaaaaaaattctcaaaataagttttaaaaacttttaattcCCGAAATAAGCGTCTTTATATACAGCTTAAGTTCAGGTTTGTTCGTTGATACTAACAATGAACAACAGAAAAAAATCACTTTATTCACTGTTAATAACCACGAACAAAGAGGCATAATATCATAACATTTGAAgggacaaaaaaattttaaacaaaatttattCTCTGTTATCTACAGCGAACaaactatttgatatttttttcaaaagtccaataagttgatggttgaagctcaaaatcttttgtttaattaataataatgattgtttttgggttgaACGTTACATTAGTTTGTTATAATCATtgtatctttatttattttttaccttTTCTTAATGATGTGTTTTATGGAAAGTGTACTGATTGTTATTCTACTTTTATAATTATCAGTTATATTTGCTTTTTACAATTATCAGTTACATCATTATAATTAtcagttaaaataaaaaaaatacttctattaaATATACTCTTTGTAGATGTCCTATTTTCTTTTGAAACTATACTGTTGACGTAATTATCATTTTTTCATTTAACTATTTGATATAACCTCAAAGAAAATCTAAATTGATGTTTGGAGCTCaataatacaattttatatCTTATCATACTCTCATACAAGATTTAGTGCTATCttcttaaaatctttttattccAAAGTCTaataagttgatggttgaagcttaaaatattttgtatttaattaataataaatactgCATTTTCGTTGAATGTTACATTAgcttgttataattattgtagatttttatttactttataactTTTCTTAATAATGTGTTTTATGGAAAGTGTAATGATTGCTATTTTaccttttttaattattagttacgtcattatattatgtaactgcttgtaaattattttttagtttttatgagTTTGTCTCATTATAACTCTTAGACATCGTAGGGTAACTAGAGCATAATGCCTTAGGTACCAAAATTTCATTCAAAATTCATTTGGGTGACATATGTTTAAACTTACATTGCTCGTCAAAGGAGTTATAAGGTAAAGTTTAAGCTATGGTTAAAGTCTAAATAAGTTTTATGTTCTATCATATtctctcatacaataatttttttagttgatttgatTTCTAATGACATACTTCATAAGACTATCATTTTAACTAATAGTATAGCAAATAAGTCaaactaaataataaattttgtatttaatcAATCTTTACTGGTTAATCTATTAATTCGAACGTTATAGtagtttgttataattattgcagattctaatatgattttttacCTTTCCTAATAACAGATTTATGGAAGGTGTAATGATTGttgattttacttttttacGGTTATCAATTAATTTGGTATCATATGCATGGTATGACAAGTAAAATCATTAATTCAACAATGATGATAGTAATAGGtcagttacaattttaatattgaaTCATCTATAAACTATAGCAACATAGTTTAGAGAAATGAATTCATTATATGAGTTTTTCTCATTATGAGACGGTATCATATAAGATttagtgttataaaaatcacaaatatttgaatgaataaaaaacaatactctATTCATTCACTCGTTTGATACATTACACAACGACACATTCCAATCTTAATCATATACAACATGAAGGTTTTTCCCGCAACAAGGAGGTTTATATGCCAATTGGTTTCCTCCTtttgttttcataattttttttacaattttgtgTCACGACAAATAATGTTTTTATACAAAAGGGAATAATAAATAACTTGAAAATTAATTGTCAATATGAACGGAAATGAATAATGATATCAACATTTTGGCAAATCCTTTGGTGGTGGCGGAAGGGTTGATTCCGGTGTGCCGCCGTCTTCCACGATGAAAGCCATAGCTAAACCCCATGTTAGATGCACATCCAGATGGCAATGCAATAGCCACATTCCTACACGTCCAAACACAATCAATTATTCAATATTAGTTTCTATGATAAAGCTTAAAGCATTATGCATATACTGTTCATCCTGATTAGATGTTTCGAGTCGATTTTGTTTGGCCTTgtgtttaaattaatttttataaaattttaaactaattttaaagACAAGTCAAAGTTGAGTTTAATTATAAAGTCGGATAAAAATTAAGTCACTAAGTCCAATTTGAATTACCTTTATATGTAGCATGTACTAAAGGCTTTAAGACTGTTTTTCCCAAAAAATTAACTCTATAATTACTCGATCAATTCAGTCAACTAGACTCTAAAAGTCATCCTAAAAATAGTTCTCCCATACGGGCCATATCCATCCCTATAAAATTCCAAATTTGTGGAATCATTTAAAGCCCAATTGTAGTAGGCTTAAGCCCGTAATAATTTTACTAATTGTTGGACGGTTgcgaaaattgaaaatttgaaatcaaaaaataaaaaaataaaccaaataatccaactttcaaacttatttcaaaagtaagcgtgaaattctcaaacctgaggtttcgagctgttcgcagttactaactgcaaacaagtcaaaatagctgttcgcagttagtaactgcgaacagctattttgacttgttttgacctgttcgcagtagTAATTGCGAACAACATGCTTTacaaaaacaggtcaaaatagctattcgcaattactaactgcgaacagctattttatcttttttgacctgttcgcagttattaactgcgaacagccccaaacttcaggtttgggaatttcacgcttacttttggaataagtttaaaagttggattatttgattcattttttgattttttgacttaaagatttcaaattttcgacgGTTGCTTGGGAGTTAGGACCCTTTAAACTTACATAGATTTTCAAGTAAGACGGTTTATCATTGTTAGTTGATTTAATATACACAAAGTTACAAACTTTCTTAAAATGATCGCTTAggccttaaaatgatcacttgcAGTTAATGATCATTTTGCATAGTTtaataatgattatttataatcttaaagccATCACttacgatatatatatatatatatatatatatatatatatatatatatatatatatatatatatatatatatatatatatatatatatatatatatatatgggagggaTCTAATGAGAAgcggttgaaaatgagaagggtaagaaggattctacacccttgattttactaaaataataaaaaatctatggtcacgattgaaccaaaaacatataattgtaaaaataactatgttacacagaaaaataactatgaaataatttttaaaatgttcttaatttataagatagtatcttttttaaatatatagtaacaaaacaaaataaaacaaaatctttctcatccttttcatttgattatatatatatatatatatatatatatatatatatatatatatatatatatatatatatatatatagcttgaAAACAAATACCTGGGTTATTAGCTCGGAATCTAGCCACAGCCCAACCACCAGCAGGGACAGCAATAGTATTCCTAACTTGTGGATTCACAACATTAAACTTTTCACGATCAACAAACGGATCATAATTCCCAAATCCCTGAGCAAGAACCTGGAAATTAAAGCAATGTATATGCATAGGATGATTCTCAATTCCAATCAACGCATTATTCTGAAACACAATCTCAACCGTTGTATTATACTTCAATCTCTTCACCGTCGTCGATTTCTCCGTCATCAACAAATTCAAGTCAAAACTAACATTAGGGTTCGTATAATCGAACGGATTTAGAGGGTCATTAGGAAAACTAGCATTATAAACCCCAGAAAGATTATAATAATGTGCTTCTAATAATGATGTTGTAGTGGGTaattgaaaggaaaaattactaATACTGGCTGCTATACTCTGATTGAAAACGCCTAAACATGTAGAATTTCTCCCGCAAGCGATTAACCCTAACCCGATTGACATAAACATGTGTTCATCCACATCTACAATCGGTGGTTCCCAAAACGGGGCGGATCTTAACCCGGTTAGATTACTGAAGAATTTGTGGGCTGTTGGAGTGTCATTAAATGGTGGTAAATCGGGCATTATTGGGGAATTTTGAAATGTGGTGGTGTTTTTGTAGGTGAAGATTGCAGTAGTGGTGGTGTTGTCGAAAGGTACGCCTGATGCACTGGCGTATGGTTTGGCGGCGGCGTAGTATGATCCGGGTAAAGCGTTGGCTGTCATGAGAACGTCGACGGTTTGACCCGGACCCGTTAGTATGACATCGGTTTCGTACGGGTCTGTGTACATTGCATCAATGGCGACGACGGTGAAGGTGTGATTTGCTATCTTGAAGAAATGCTGGTTATTGAGTGCAGCATTGATTATGCGGAGTAAGTATGTTTTCCCATGGACTACCTCAAACTTGTTGGTTTCTGTAAATAGTAACAATGAACTGTAAATTATTAACCAAATAGGAAttttttaaccctaattaattttaaactatGACCCTGGTAATTCACCTTTATCAATTAGTTatagtcaaaaaaaaaattagcaatcAATCCCTTTAAAACCAATTAAATCACAAAAAATCAAGTGAACTAAACAAGACTTATGTAGACATACTAGTGTAGAAACTCGTATAATACACGTTTTTTTTAAGCATCTGCATACATGAACATATGGTGTTATATTCTCTAATgtactcaatttaactataaataaatgttagtaaaaaatattttaatggtaAACATATTGATTAAGATTAAATGTCATGTCAATTTTCTttagatttaaatttatttctttaagaTTCTTACTTacgtataaaatatttttttaaaaaacaattaatctttttaagatttttattttggtataaaaaattaatgtaaaattatactTTAAATACTTACATAATTTAAcattaaattcatttaaaaaaatatattataatcatattaaatatatttctatattttgTAAAACTCTAAAAAAATCGTCCCAGTTCTTTTATTCAGTTATACTACTATGATATAAACTTGCATGTAGACTTGTGCAATCAGTCACCTGCACGTACACAATTGGGGTTCTCCGAGGAGTAAGGTAAAGATGTAAACTTAATTAATTACGGAGAAGTATATATATGGATGACATCgaaactaataaattaaaaagtgtgcttgaaaattaaagaataagtaTGAATCATTCccaaaaggaaaaatatagCAATTCTTATGACATagactaattaaataaataaataattatactaaCTACTAAATTTACTGTATAGTAGCAAAAAGAAAGTTTGATTGTGCAtgtcatttatctttttttttttcattggttAATATTAATGGAATTTaactaatttgtattttttacacttattatatttacaaatttatatttttgaaaaaactcatatattaatagatgcaataaatcacaattattccaATTGGACATTTGTATATAAATGCactgtttaaaaaattatgatggggaaatatataatgtactgtGTAGAACATTATATATAGTCTGataaaattctaaaattataccgcgtaaaaaattattttacaaaataaattacatttattccaCTGTAATTGGCATTACACAATTTAGTAAGTTATACTGCAAAATTACACattgtataaaattatacaacaatttagaaaattgctTGAAGTACATAATAACCCCTTCttcaatcaatttttatttgatattataatgacataaaatttaattaattgatcattaaaacTAGTCATTTACTTTGTTAGACTActatatttacaattttaaattttagaaaaatgtgAAGTATGGTTTACaatctaaaatttcattaaaatattaacgtatttaaaaatttgtattcTAATATACAATAACTTTCATgaagagataaaaataaaaaattaataatggtGTGTCAAGTTAAacattttgtaaatatttactttattcTTGCTTAAAATAGGTTATGTATGTGATCGAACTTATAAAAATAGGTTTACATAGGTTGGGTAATTGGGTCTATTTGGACTTATCCGACCCTTTTAAATATTACTTAATTAAGGGTAGAATAACAATTTTCAACGAACTGCTTACTCAATAGATATTGGTTTATGAGGTTATTAGATCCCACTTGACTTTTCCGActcttaaaattaatatatatatatatatatatatatatatatatatatatatatatatatataattaacgaAAAACAATACAATGCTAGTACAGTATACTCTGACGACCTCGACATAGAAAGCAGAAAACAATATCTAGAATTGAAAGTGTACTTTTAGGACGAAAAAATTCAATCAATTTTCGGTTATACAAATTAACTTTGTTTACTTTGACTATGAACTTTTTAAATCCACTACTCTCTtcgttttcatatgttttttcaaatagaatttatgaattttggtGTTGAATTTTAATTACAATTTCTCATCgactagaaaaaaaaacatattcacgTGAGATCATCTTAaattcatctcaatatatactttttaaatattaactttttaaaatttttaaaaactcaaaattaaaattacttgattttaaagtttatatagaaatcagaaaaaaaaaatagaaaagaacATTTAAAAACACGAGGAGTATATGTCTAGATAAGCTACTTGTTCCACAAGTAACAGGTTTACTCGTATCGTGTGATTGTAAATGACTTACTGTTAGAAGAACATGGGTAGAGATCACCAGGTTGACCATTAATTGTGTAGGCATCAGATATATTTGGTGCTCCTCCAGTTGCCAGCCCTTCACCTTCAACTTCTAGAACATTAGAATTCCACCACTCTCCTGCAAAATGctcaactttttttattttatttactcttATAATTATTCTTTTGTAAAAAGACCCATTATAAAATACgtacttattttattaattaactaatattgaagattattttttttaaaagggctaaccaaaataacttttattttaacAAGAATAAAGTTATGTGCGTCAGTGcgtatatttatttatgtagcTTCCTTAAAATAAGAATATAGGTGAaactcttttaatattttaaccgTTACTCCAATATATACTTCTTagcaaataaatttaaattcttgCTTAAAAAAGTAATAATCCTCTTAACACAAataaaatcgaattttattGAAGTAATAACTTATTGGAGCTAGGCTCATCATAGGATTAATCCTAGAAAAGATTGTGAAATAATAATTGCTGACTCACCATGTCATGTCAACCTATAagtgattttaaattattttgttaggGTAAAGTTGGACATTTTATACaaccctttttttttcaatgtgcacttatgtattttttactaatttatacATTATGGCGTGTGTCTATGGAACTTCTTTTGCTTTGCTTAACTATTTctataataaactataaaattaaaaaaatatatattaattagttcCAACATTACTTTCACTTAAgcctatgaaaaataaaatatatattgcaTGTATAAAGTTGAGTAGCGTAATTGTTTGAAATCctccaaaaaaatattcatatataattACACTTGACTAGGTTGATCAAACTTATAACATCACATCAAATTAAGAAATATTGATAgtgaaacaaaaaataaatagtactccctccgttcttttttattcttccactttgggtttttcacacatattaaggaaaatAGAAgttttgggttgtagtgggtattattttaattaaatagtagtgtgaagtaatgattgtattggaagtatgaggttgtagtgggtattattttaattaaatagtagtgtgaagtaatgattgtattgaaagtatgagagaaaaaataattataaataaaagaaaaggggtacattaaaagaaaagggagagTTCTAA
This Amaranthus tricolor cultivar Red isolate AtriRed21 chromosome 13, ASM2621246v1, whole genome shotgun sequence DNA region includes the following protein-coding sequences:
- the LOC130797848 gene encoding laccase-7, which encodes MMRSFLLLISFLVLRRCSLASSSVVEHTFHVIDRTVELLCERRVITTVNGSLPGPLLRVREADTLIVHVYNKSPYDISIHWHGVFQKLSPWADGPSYVTQCPIKPENKYTYKFNVTEQEGTLWWHAHTKWLRATVHGAFIIHPRKGRSYPFPKPYKEFPIIIGEWWNSNVLEVEGEGLATGGAPNISDAYTINGQPGDLYPCSSNKTNKFEVVHGKTYLLRIINAALNNQHFFKIANHTFTVVAIDAMYTDPYETDVILTGPGQTVDVLMTANALPGSYYAAAKPYASASGVPFDNTTTTAIFTYKNTTTFQNSPIMPDLPPFNDTPTAHKFFSNLTGLRSAPFWEPPIVDVDEHMFMSIGLGLIACGRNSTCLGVFNQSIAASISNFSFQLPTTTSLLEAHYYNLSGVYNASFPNDPLNPFDYTNPNVSFDLNLLMTEKSTTVKRLKYNTTVEIVFQNNALIGIENHPMHIHCFNFQVLAQGFGNYDPFVDREKFNVVNPQVRNTIAVPAGGWAVARFRANNPGMWLLHCHLDVHLTWGLAMAFIVEDGGTPESTLPPPPKDLPKC